Within Topomyia yanbarensis strain Yona2022 chromosome 2, ASM3024719v1, whole genome shotgun sequence, the genomic segment AACTTTTAAAACGCTGTATTGCGCGTTAGTCCACttaacgttagaatattgttcttcttactaacacaattaattgcataTTCGCTTAAATGTgtacaaacgtacaaacgctcgtgcccttcgcaataacacaaacctggccacaaacgcaaACATGAAATTGCAATAATcgacacatacttacgccctcGATTTCGCCAACATAAAAATACTccagtaattaagtgaacgATTTAGACCTATAAACGTATAAACGCGGTTTCAAGCATTAatccaccgctcgcgcgatcatgaatcggtcacgtcacTCGGTCCTTGCAGCCCAGgctcatgccttcaattggaccaatcaaaaaatgacgacatgaccgggagctcttgtgatatggggtaactcactccctgtcagaatatGAACTGTAtgccgaaaactaaatatcagaatgacggtccatGTGACCATCTAAGAGCACAGGTTAATATGTGAATGGTCACACGGTTACAAATCGAAATAATACACGCGAAGTAacacgagcacacgcgacaaatacattaacatacgaacgcttaagcccttcacgATCAACTATGCACACTAGGGCATTGCGTAAAATCACTCATTTTTGAATTCTCACATTTTCTGATGAAAGGGGGTTTCATCTtgcgacaaatgtcaaagtaagcacAAGtgtcaaatttcacatcatttggacaattttaatcctacgcccacttcgcttgaagtttttgaaattggtactattgaaaaatatggagaaaaaatatatgaaatgttataacttttgaattagcattcagaaaattacaattcacccctctttttaaagaaaatatcctTAATATTTAAATGGAGATAGTTtcgtttctcgaaaaatacgggaacATGGGTTACTCggtcattttgtccccaaaatcccctatttatttcatttttttgttccgtgatgaaaatcatacatatttgtctcatgtgaaaaaatctcagaaatcgaacggaacctttgcaACTTTTGTCCGAATACGCGAATTTTCGAATATAATacgaatgacaaaaggccctattaTTCCAACTCCTCGTATTCGGACCAGAGttacaaataatcgaagcttttttttgacggctgaaaatgaacctgatgcaactcgcggtgaatagaaaaaatattcattcaaatatccatgttattcattcagttgaatatcgtacaatatattcatttcactaattatcatggaaaatgttttcaaatgccggtaaagcatatgaaacaacaatcatcatcgctttcaTTGTGCCagagcctactttgatgcgtttgattcgttgctgcacggtcgcttcgtgtaataatcatagacgaatgaaaatgtgcatggatgaataggcggtttgttcgtttgacgttttcagctgcgtcactgaatattgaaaatgaatgcggctgaatatgatcaattttcattcaatgaatttgaatatttttaactctgattcgGACAGAGGTCGCAAatgttccgttcgatttctgagattttttcacattagaaaaactgaaacatatgtatgatttgcatcacggagcaaaaaattattaaaaataggtgaTTTTGAGGAATTAATGACCCGGTACCCCACCTTTTCCGTATTTTTgagaaatgaaataaatttccattcaaataattagattttttccatatcaactttcgaatagggctaataatgtttgtaaacaaacttttgttctgcggatttctcttaatttgttataatttcaacacagaaaacttttaaaaatgattCTACCAAGTGTAAAGATGTTTATTCAtgtatatttttcatgaaagcaGCGGAATAGTGAGCAAAAAAGTGTGTTTACAAAAAtttcattagcccttttgaagaattaatattgattttttttctaaaaagagGCATGAATCATAATTTTCTgaatgctacttcaaaagttacagtattgaatatatttttcctccttatTTTCCcgtagtaccaatttcaaaaacttcaagtgaagtgggcgggggtctaaaattggtcaaatgatgtgaaatttggcatctgagcttacttttaCATATGTCACAAGATGAAAGGAGGGgactttgagaattaaaaaaaccgCAACttttgataacaccccggtaatcaggtgaacgttttagtacttacaaagttacaaacgcgaaacCTAATTGGAAGCTGATTTTGGACAACCGGAGACAGAATTGACTGCTTATCTTTTTCATTGTTCATAAACAAAATTCGGATTGAACAGTGTAGAGATTCCTTTTAGAGGCTACCTATCGATCAGTCTGAGTTCTCACTGAATAAACCTATAATGCTCCATCGGCAGGCAGAAAGTATAGGTTTCTACCGGGTTAATCACCAGAAACTTGCGCTAATTTCCAAAGGCTCAACTACGTGAGTCTAAACATTAGGAAAGAAGACGAGGAAGAATTAGCATCTCTACCGTTTCACcataaatgaaattgatcaaagAAAAACACAATGGGAGAAAGGAAAGAACACCAAAatactaaaaacaaaaacaaataatttgtgATATGGATTTTAAATTACAAACatgcaaatgaaattattttttgcacaaaagcagaatgaacgattttttttcgtatGGAACTACGTGTTTTTATGATAGTCTGGATAATGGTTCAACTATCCCCATGGAATAGTTCAAGTATCCCCACCCGTGGGGACAATTAACAAAAAAGCGCTTCATCTATCCCCACATTCAGAattacggcccgctgcaattggccttaagcaatATTTTAGTACCACTCCATACAAATAAGCTTTTGGGTCAGTAAATCCTTTTCAATTCTCAGTTTTGAAATCCCATAATTattgttttcgaatatttttaaatagatCCATTTGAAAGCGGTGGTTGTTAGGGGGCTAATATAAACATCAATAATAATAgccaaatatttgaaaagcAGAAATAATTTCCAAAGTACGTAGAAATcacaaaattttcaacaatatATAAATGTTTAGGTAAATAATTTTTAAGAGATTTATCGCCGTGTAGATCGACATCTCCATaatggtattttcaaaaacatgcaTATGAACTCTTTGGCGCCAAAAAACGCCATATGAGGCCCATATGTCTTGAAACTACAATAAATCTTGAGTCAGATTCATAATAACGGATTTCCTTTAATTTCTCATTTGCTTTTTCTGGGTGCAGAATAACCCCCTAAATGATTTCTACGCAAAAGGCTGGTATCTATAACTTACCAAAATCAGTCTTCTTTCCAATGAACTCAAAATGAATCTAATCGATCGTGTAGTTCTTAAGATATTACCATTTGAAGTATTAAAATTCGTGTGCATTCAATTGAACACAAATCCTCGACTTTTTTTTACTGCaactacatgttacaaattgatCTTTCATCAGATTATCGTGAAACTTGGAGTTGATTCAAACTTAGagacaaagaaaataaatatttgcttAAGAGTTCAAGATAAtggatttttggggttttgttacACGTCGTGCCACTGTTCGCCGTGCAACACGAAGCCCTGCAAGTGAACGAACGATTGTACCATCCGGACGAtatagtcatgatgttgctcgtttggaatTCGAGCTACGGATGGCTCCAATATACGCCCCATTTTTATGTGTAAACTAACCGTATTGGAGTAGGTCGCTTTGGTGCGTGTGTGTGTAAAtaccaacgttgccgaaaatccatagcgtctaccgcttattgtacatTCAACGTGTTATTCGCTTGGCATGTGGGCAACGCCTGACATAAAACGAACACGTGGCACCTGTATAAATTACCTTCTCGTATGTGATGAAGCACTTAGAAGCTCCCTTTTGACGACTCTGTCCGCATTAGGCTTGCATATTTCGTATTTATAGTAGTCCGAcaacagaagttattcgcatttaaaaacGCCAGGCAGAAATGTTTGAAACGGGATCCcagtattgaaacgttagaagtattctgcTTCAAAAGCCACGTTTTTTATCATTATCAAACACGCAACTTCGGAAAAGTttgtaatgataaaaaaaaccttcGAACATAATTAATGCGaaaaatcatgaacaaaaaattataagcaaaaataattatttagggagttcatcatagaaaacgtctcttaaggggggcgtacagtgggaccaatccaaaaaagatgggacaaaacctatttgaggccttagatgtcattttagagccagcatttctttgtaggatatgttcaaaatattatcctgcaactttttaaaaagaaattttttttgttggactaaagtagagtaaaccgagcaaaaaaaaaatttcaagaaatttttttagagggtcgatgtcttcgacaaagttgtagaacattatgttttgaataacttcttctaagataccacagacatcagaccacatttttgaggcaaaatagttgtttttttgtaaatatgaccaaaaaatcagtttttcgactttttcaTGCTAAAAACTTCAACTGATTGATGATACTATATTATTCCTAGAATACATTTAATATTACATGGAAACAGAATATAGTTAGACGCTTTGTTTGGGttaccattcatgtacgacggttcataacataaaatgtgattatattatttttaatttatatacatcaTTAGCTATTCCCAAAATCTTATAATTCACACGCAGCTACCAGCATATAGAACATATTGAGATAATGaattacggttacaatatggaaaaatgaaaaaaatataaattttgaagttaGTGCCaaaactgccaaagaacaacgattgcggctaaaaaaattaatctacagtatgtatatggtattttcaacaaaattgttccaaACACAATATTtggcaactttgctgaagatctgaaccatttaaacaaatttgatttttttagtttgggatttctactttagtttaaccaataaggtctacaaattcataaaagtTGAACAATACCTATTTGAGGCTTTAGATATTATAGAACCTTGGCGCCTTTGGAAAAAACAATCACAATATAATTCAAACATTTCTATTTTTTAGATGGTTgaggacttcagcaaagttgtataatgttcaatttcgaatatttttgttgaaagtatCTTACACATGCtgtcgatttattttttaagccgaaatcgttgttctttggcagtttaataaaaaaaattgtatttttcttaACTTTTACATGTTGTAACCGcaattgatcaactcaatatgttttacatgcttgtaagtgcgtgtaaaatataagattttgagAATAACTAAtattgtatataaattaaaaataatataaacacattttatgttataaactgtcgtacatgaatggtcacccacgcaatgcgtccaactatatcctgtttccatGTAATATTAAATATATTCTAGGAATAATGAAGTATCGAAATAGACAAAGTTTGGCTGCCCAAAAGTTcccaaaaaaaacagaaatctttgatgaaaattgagcaaatttatatgaaaaatagttttagaagccaaaaaattgattttacgttattagttccttcaacaaaaagttgtattttagtgatacctgcaagtttgtagaacatattgaattaatcaattgaggtttttagcatggaaaagtcgaaaaactgatttttagtcatatttacaaaaaacaacaattttgcttAAAAAATGAAGTCTGATGTCtttggtatcttagaagaagttattcaaaacataatgttctacaactttgtcgaagacgccGACCcactaaaattttttttgaaaaaacttttttgctcgggtactctactttagtccaaacaaaaaattttctatttcaaaagttgcagaataatattgtgaacatatcctaagaagaaatgctggctctaaaatgacatctaaggcctcaaataggttttgtcccaccttttttttggattggtcccactgtggggcgtctggtgtaaacaACCCggtgacaacttgacagatagtgcttgtttcatatatgtaccacccttttgatggtggcgctagtatgccttctctgtacgagtaccatgaacaacgaaacgaaaaagtttcaagagaaaagcgtgtttcgttacgtgtgttatgaacgccgtcaatgcggctagagcaacatttagaaaaagcgtattccaaaatgtggataaagaaaactattattagagaataaatttatctctaattggaaaccgtcagcaatgttacataaatcttattataaatttggcTGGAATTCGTTGTTTTTTGCAAGCGGCTCACCTCCTTCCTAACAATGTTttagttttcttgttgtgtgaagtttgtagttggtaaatcattggtgcttttttctcgagaaatataaatgaaaaacattttggccaatgaaagcacatcaccaagcttaacaattcgcgAACCTACGACACCTTGTTTCAAattcattaagaacgtcaagaattctagtattttgattgggaaaataaacaatatacGTAGGATTTTCTAACTATTCAGCAAAATTAGTTTTAAATAGAATTTGTGTGCatttatcagaattctggtagcaaaccggtagagctcggtttcagcaagaatgctgccaggaatgtacaattttattcgactcctgccagagttttgttcgacttttgcaattattctgtccGGTAGAgattgcgatggttttggtacggatcCCTTATTCTGGCAATTTACGGCATCTACTGGAGGATTTCATGCCTGGGGAAATGTTGATTCGATCCGGAAGATTTTCGGGaattccaatataagtggaagtggcttgattttgaatgtcattttcttgtatttccgaaaatcgaagttattttattttgaattttttaaattcaaaatggaaTCTGTGTTTCTGTATAAGTATAACGGAATAAGAACACCTTCTAATTTGAAcagcaaaataaatttgatgataaaaatgcttaaattgtttattttttatagatatggaaaataatatatGGGTTGcgtctttttcaaatttttctctattcgagccgccatgacatcaccaaatcaccacaaaatttgcttatgagttcaatatatgggagctgtcaagttgtcccagggctgggtgtaaagtgctcaaaccgaaggttattttggtttacgattttgaatgCAAGATAACAATAGATCTTTTTTGTAATGTTCAgctttattgaaaataaatattttcagtcacgcagagccacacatgcaagcgttccaagagtagacgtccaaccatttccacgtcgaggagcgccgcgttgaacacgataactctcgataaaattgtctgatatgGGAAATTTAGTAAGTTTTGACATATAATTAGTCGATGAACCACTAAAAATAGAAACAAGTTCgattttcggaaaatggctttatgaaaaccgaaaaatctcatattttatgtaaaattcgctcacctttcttcaaaataatagggaaaaagaatttttattcagttttctctggttcatcgacaggctacacataaaaaaatcaaatcatttcgCTGATTAGTTTTTGATTTATCGTGTTcgtcaatttgaaaaacgcgatttcgagaaaaacgctattaaagggtatcccacataaaattgcatcacggataaacgctgtagaaaatgactCATTgggcattttctcttgaaaatttgggtagaagtagtttagagtgtattgtttacactgtaatTTTTAgggctgtcagtttttcgaagaTTGTTGCCGATAAATTGAAATGTGCGTCCCAATTTTGTACAGCAACTGAAGCGGCTGCGTTCGGTATGTCATCCCAATCTAAAACGTAACGTCAGTTTATGTTACTAGTgggaaaacaacaattttgctgaTAAATCCAAGAAAAACAATCCAAAATAGTTtgacatgaattttttttgtattaatAAAAGCTACACATTTTTCAATACATATTCTGTACTACCGGGATTCCGAAATTTCCCGGGAAAAGCTCTGAGAACCGTCAGGAAATGAGAATGGGACACACTCCCAGAGATGGGTATATATCCAAGTAACAATTGCAATTTTATGGCACGCTACAAgggcaatctaagttttatgagtggctataaaattaACATAGAACcagaattgttactagggtaagaatcggctctccgggcctcggcAAATATCTTCAAAGTTTCCTTATCTTTCTTTTATAAGAGAGGTTAAACTATTTtagtaaaattaataaattacacaAAATTAGAGGAACAACATCATTCAACATCATTCATTAAAATTAACAAATCTTTTCGATCAAATACTATTGAGTCAGCACCACCCTACCAACACATTCCTCACACCACTTTAGCGATCGCGCGGACAACGCCACACGCGTGGAGGAGAGCTAGCAAAGAGCTCTGTTTCTTCTGTTCCATTCCAAGTGGAGGACGCGCGCCTGGCGaagacaacgacgacgacgaccgaCGACGCCATCGAGAGCAACAGCTGGATATCGGAACGTGGTGTTGTTGGGACTGTCGATATAGCTAGTATCGGTGTAGGTATTTTGTGTTTTCTTGTTGCTTAATTACCCACTGCCACTAACTTGATTGGCCTGCCCTGGCCTGGTTGGTGGTGGGTTGGGGTGAAGAATTGGCACTTCTTCGCGAGGCCGAAATCAGCGTGCGCAGCCACTGGGGTCAGTATTATCGCGCTAGTTAAGCGAACGAGAAGCTCATCTAGTTCAGGATTCCGCTGCTGAAAGAAGGAGCGGCGGCATACACgttttcgtgtaaataatttGTTCATCGGTGAAAGGTGTGTGAGAGTGTGCGACTAAAGTTTACGTGCTGAGGAAAGtgttgttttcatgttttcaatcTTTCACTATTGTGCCCCGTTTCTCGATTGGCATTTCCGAAGTCACGCTCCGGTGCTAATGCAATTCCATGGCCCTTCTACATTGCTGATTTGACAGTGTACTTGAATCAGGAGTTCCCCGTGCCGCACCGCACCCGGTCCGGTCGGTACGTGGGACGATTTTGCGAGATTATAGTTTAGCAAGAGCGGCTGGCAAGGTGCAACCtttatatcgatttatttttctcaatttttgcaAAGTTAATTAATTTTCCCTGTTTCTGATTTTCTTCTAATTTTAGATTACGTTTCGACGAGATCGGGCATGATCTGTTTACGGATTCCGATAGTCTGTCGTACGCGTCGCTGAGTCGATCCTCGTCGTTAATCCAGTTCGAGTCGTTGGAGCGGCAGCTGCAGAATGAATCGGTGGCCGTAGCTTCGGCGCCACTTTCAGGCTCTTCACCTTCGCTGTACTCGTCCGGATTGCTATCGGGTGGTGATGGTGCTGGCAGCGGACCACTCGGTAGTGAGAACCTTAGAATTTCGAACGTGGGCGCCGATACACTTGGCTTCTACCCGAGCAGCCCCGGCAAGAAAGGCAACCTACTGACGGCGTCCAATTTGATCCAACAGAACAAACTTAAAGTGAGTGGTGGTGCTGGTGGCATTGGGATTGGGTGCAAGCAACCGGTGCTGAATATAAGTGATTCCGAGCTGTATTCCTCGTCGAGTGTGAGTAGTAgtggtagcagcagcagcagcagcagtagtggAGGTGGCAGTAGTTGCAATTATGCCAGTGACGAGTGTGATTTGAACCACGAGAATACACCGAGTCCCAGTGAGTCTCAGGTGACGAAAAGTTCCTCGGATGAAGCGGATGGATTGGTTCGGTGTCCCCAGCGATGCTCCGAGCGACGCAAATCGTTGAACCAGCTTAAGACAAAAAATTCAATCGAAAGTCTCAGCGAGGACAGTGGCTATTGTGATCATTTGCATTTCAATATGAATAATTTACGTGTGAAGTCGAAAAGTTTGACGAATTTCGGTTCGGCTGAGAATGTAAACATGTTTATGGAACCGGTACCGTTGGATTATTACGAACAGCGTCATGTTTCATTCCACCAAGAGAATCGCCTCTCGACGGTATGCGACGAGGACGAAGAGGAAGCAGAGCAGGAGCAGTGCACAAAGGAAGGAACGGTACAGCGCAACAGTGAAGAAAGTCTATCCAATAAGTACGAGCGTAGCAAACCAGAACAACGCTGGTACACCGCGAACGCGAATACCAATATTCATAATTGTACAAAAATAGATTTAGACACAAGTAAACATTCGCGCACGCCCGGCTCCTCCGGGGAGCAAACGCCATTCGTCGTTGTGAGTAAAATAATGCCGCCATCGccatcatcgtcgtcgtcgtcatcctCTTCATCGCCGGTGTCGTCTCGTACCGGTTCCACCGATTCCCTTGAGAGGCATCCGGCGGCGGCAGCAGCGGTACCGATCGCGACCAATCTGGATCGTCACCATCGTACCGAACCGAAACCTAAAAATAGCCATCGTCGCCCGTCGCAGAAGGATGATGTAGAACAGCTTTCCTGCTCACGAAAGCGGCCGAGATCGCAACAGCAAAGCCGACGGAGAACCATCATTTCTGCCAGTTCGCCTGATCTGTTCAGCAGTGATGAACGCCGTGGTACAACACTAGTACGCATCCGAAGCCGGAAACAAAGCCAACGACGGAAGGTTAGTGATTTCCTGGATTACGGCGGGATCAATTTTAGTGTATCCAGTGTACCGGATTGTTTGAATCTGTGCGGGGGAGGACACCTGGCCGATTGGCGCCAGCGGGAACAGTCAGAATCGTTGGATTCGTTTGAATTGAGTGAATCGGCACCCAGTTCGGGGAATTACTGCTCGTGGAATCTGCAACCGGATTCGGTGGCTAGTAAAAATTTCGATTTGTACGATTATAAAGAAGAAACAGATCAAGTGCTAGTGCCTACGGTCATCAAAAGTGTAAAGACTGTGACTTTTCAAACGGTAACTAAACCACGGGTTGATATTCGCGCCAGTTATGCCAATTTGACGGCGTTGGACTACAGTGATGATGAGGACGGTAAACCGTACTTTTTGAAGAGAAACACATTTAGAACCAGCAGCGGTACGAGACTGGGTGGAGTGCGTGAGATGGCGGGACCGTGGGAGGCGAAGAAAATTTTCAACGAAGACGAAGAAGAGGAGAGGATCTTCCCGGTGGACGGAGACGAGACAAATGTATTCAACTCACTGCTGGATGAAATTTCCGCTCATTTCGATCGGAATTTATCGATCATCAACGATCAAGCCGAAACGTACGAACCGATTGCTGCATTTTTACACGAACAGCGTGTGACGCCACAGGTATCATCATTCACAGCGCTGGTAACACCACCCCAGCCTCCGCCGAGGCGAAcgcaaatcaaaacaaacccaCATCACTTGCAGGGACCGACAACCGTGCCAGCGGAAGCGAAGATACGTACCTTCGATCAGGATCCCACCAATCTGGTCACCTGCTACGCCGCAAGCTTGGAACGATGCACATTCGATCCGACCGAGTCCACCCTCGATTTATATAACAACAGCGGCGCAGTTAATAAACCAAACGATTTTCATATTAATCATCCGATGATGGCGACAACACGTTGCGCGCCAGTAGTGGTGGCAAAGCGCGAGTTTGTTTCGAGCACGCCCAACCTCAACTACTACCACGCGAGCTGCGGTGATGGCGAAGGTGGCCTTAACGCCCATCGCAATTCGTTGAAGAATGTTTCTTGCCTTGAAATAGGCGGTGGCGGAGAACTAGCCTGCAGGAGCACCGGAATTCTTACCACCGCCTCCAGTTCGAAGTGTGGACTCTCGAAAGGAGTCAGTTTCTGTCCGATCGTGTCCGAAATCATCTGGAAGGACACCGGTTCCGAACTGGACCCGGACGATAACGCAAGTGTCATCTCCAATCAGGATTTCGAAATCGACATGGATGACGATGATTTCGATCAGGATGATTACGATCATGCGAACTTGATTGCAACCCAAACAAACACCCTCATCAATGCCAACAGTGTTGAAACCGGTTTGTGTGAGCTCATAAATAAAGCTGATTCATTATTGGGTTATTATCATCGCGATAATGATGGTACCGATGacgatcatcatcatcatcctcaCGAAGCACCCACTCAATGTCAGCAGCGGGTACCGACGCCGGTAATGTTCGAACTTGATCAGAGTGACGTCATCGATTTACTCTCACGAGAGACTCCCCCGAACGATCATTCGCCGAGAGAGGTGAAAAAACGAGACAACGATATAAACGCCAGTAGTTCCGTAAACAACGCAGCGAGCGCTAGTAAAAAAGCGAAACACATGCAAGCAGACGAGAGCGAACTCAGTACGAAAGTGATCGTCGCCGAGCGAGGTTGCACAATGGCGTCCGCGATCGGGAATGGTGTTGATGCTAGCAGGAATTTGATCGCCGTGGAGTCAGCTGCTCCGCCGCAACCTACTCTCCCCACCGGAGGGGCCGAAGATTCGCAAACGCAGccacaacaacaaacgcagCAAAAGTTCGTGAACAACAATAATAATCTgattaaaaacttcaaaaacggAAAGGCGGAGAAGAAAGGAAAAACTTTCCTGTCGCGTTTGTCGTCCGGTTTTCGATTCTCGTTCCGCGGTAAATCAAAGAAGAACAAAGATGGTGTCAGTGGGTCATCGAACGGGAAGGTTGGCAACACTGTGGTCGTGAGTGATAAACAATCCGCACCAGCAAAAGTGAAAGAATCGGGAATCGATAAAGTGTCGGCCGATTTTATTTATATTCCTTTGAAGGATCCGACcgggcagcagcagcagcatcagcCGTACCCACCCAGCGAGGTTGATAACAGTGTCAGTGGTGCCAGTGAAGTGGTTGATAACGAGGAATACTATTTGCGTCAAATGAACACGGTCGGGTTGCAGGATAACGACAACGGGGAAGATCAGATAGACGATGCTAATATGTCATTCGCGTCAAACTCAACATCGATTTTGAACTCGAGTCGGGTCAGTGGTGGTGGGAGCAGCGGCCCACGAAACCACGTGTTGAGCGGAAAGCCACCCTTGCCAAAGCAGCCCCCACGCGTCGTTGGTGTGTGTACGAAACGTTCTACCCCAGCAGCGGGACGGTATGCGCATGCCTCTCAGCGAGCCTCGTCGACTCCGCCGAGAACGGAAATCGATCTGGACGAAAGCCACAGCAGCGGTGGCTTCTACCGTCAGTACACCAACGGCGCTGGTACGATATACGGTGCAGAAGGAGCGTCCGGATTGTCTCCTTCTTTCTCCGCGGTTAGCGGTCGGTGCAACAGCAGTGCTATTAGAGCCAGCTACCAGCAGCAGCCAGTGGCAGGTGACAACAACCATTATTTCAATCACATTATGGGCAGTGAACAGAAAATCGGTCTCATCGAGACCAACCTGGATACCCACGAGACGGTCATCTCGGGCAAAACC encodes:
- the LOC131678496 gene encoding uncharacterized protein LOC131678496, whose protein sequence is MEQNIFDVSDDISFPWLPAYAEATEPGQQLAVCSSRMLETIVEETSDDDDGRGQQPTSLEQQGWSQFDQVWSSADSDTGSVIRVDTPSDQDTMSERDFICPPKRRKQDNGVDGEDPAGGNELNSDFGSFRKPKIIEPDGQEVTEYFMRRQTEPRLRFDEIGHDLFTDSDSLSYASLSRSSSLIQFESLERQLQNESVAVASAPLSGSSPSLYSSGLLSGGDGAGSGPLGSENLRISNVGADTLGFYPSSPGKKGNLLTASNLIQQNKLKVSGGAGGIGIGCKQPVLNISDSELYSSSSVSSSGSSSSSSSSGGGSSCNYASDECDLNHENTPSPSESQVTKSSSDEADGLVRCPQRCSERRKSLNQLKTKNSIESLSEDSGYCDHLHFNMNNLRVKSKSLTNFGSAENVNMFMEPVPLDYYEQRHVSFHQENRLSTVCDEDEEEAEQEQCTKEGTVQRNSEESLSNKYERSKPEQRWYTANANTNIHNCTKIDLDTSKHSRTPGSSGEQTPFVVVSKIMPPSPSSSSSSSSSSPVSSRTGSTDSLERHPAAAAAVPIATNLDRHHRTEPKPKNSHRRPSQKDDVEQLSCSRKRPRSQQQSRRRTIISASSPDLFSSDERRGTTLVRIRSRKQSQRRKVSDFLDYGGINFSVSSVPDCLNLCGGGHLADWRQREQSESLDSFELSESAPSSGNYCSWNLQPDSVASKNFDLYDYKEETDQVLVPTVIKSVKTVTFQTVTKPRVDIRASYANLTALDYSDDEDGKPYFLKRNTFRTSSGTRLGGVREMAGPWEAKKIFNEDEEEERIFPVDGDETNVFNSLLDEISAHFDRNLSIINDQAETYEPIAAFLHEQRVTPQVSSFTALVTPPQPPPRRTQIKTNPHHLQGPTTVPAEAKIRTFDQDPTNLVTCYAASLERCTFDPTESTLDLYNNSGAVNKPNDFHINHPMMATTRCAPVVVAKREFVSSTPNLNYYHASCGDGEGGLNAHRNSLKNVSCLEIGGGGELACRSTGILTTASSSKCGLSKGVSFCPIVSEIIWKDTGSELDPDDNASVISNQDFEIDMDDDDFDQDDYDHANLIATQTNTLINANSVETGLCELINKADSLLGYYHRDNDGTDDDHHHHPHEAPTQCQQRVPTPVMFELDQSDVIDLLSRETPPNDHSPREVKKRDNDINASSSVNNAASASKKAKHMQADESELSTKVIVAERGCTMASAIGNGVDASRNLIAVESAAPPQPTLPTGGAEDSQTQPQQQTQQKFVNNNNNLIKNFKNGKAEKKGKTFLSRLSSGFRFSFRGKSKKNKDGVSGSSNGKVGNTVVVSDKQSAPAKVKESGIDKVSADFIYIPLKDPTGQQQQHQPYPPSEVDNSVSGASEVVDNEEYYLRQMNTVGLQDNDNGEDQIDDANMSFASNSTSILNSSRVSGGGSSGPRNHVLSGKPPLPKQPPRVVGVCTKRSTPAAGRYAHASQRASSTPPRTEIDLDESHSSGGFYRQYTNGAGTIYGAEGASGLSPSFSAVSGRCNSSAIRASYQQQPVAGDNNHYFNHIMGSEQKIGLIETNLDTHETVISGKTRSLMELGGPSSQMHQLQVHHGGGGGGGVGDAGVGGGGGGAVGVGDGTSKRLGGVNGIKDRQTTAIANEPGRPHKSMEFLLDKENQRNVLPPENELQKSHETGTNLSEHQLRVQASLQRLNIPDWYKQYSGRDGANVSTLANNSAGPATSGVLRKRNSDIGRWTGLSSKTTSLSSLGSHRSDRSPVMLSPSAHSHHGGQTGFSRWSTSHLNSNQTSPSVSTRGSFTRGGLNSSVVSGYSTASTTAGATAGANSAIRNSFRQPYLGWRSQEKLSQPPRTPAERLASSLLSQQKAKEQQQRNHQKVEPVVTPEIQSSIKEVTSAIVHYVNDQTNRHSRSRSTSPSQRCWLESSFVGTRPLDSPQTPMIESNSSSAAVVLGSGHPQQNQHQTNVSVVAGDHYRYNAGRMNGVGESTLI